In a single window of the Alosa sapidissima isolate fAloSap1 chromosome 18, fAloSap1.pri, whole genome shotgun sequence genome:
- the slc7a8a gene encoding solute carrier family 7 member 8a yields MSDGPRQRGSAASASGDAQSDSGKDSGGAVALKKEIGLVSACGIIVGNIIGSGIFVSPKGVLENASSVGLALIVWIVTGIITAIGALCYAELGVTIPKSGGDYSYVKDIFGGLAGFLRLWIAVLVIYPTNQAVIALTFSNYVLQPLFPTCFPPENGLRLLAAVCLLLLTWVNCASVRWATRVQDMFTAGKLLALALIIIMGIVQICKGEYYWLEPAHAFEPFQEYDVGLIALAFLQGSFAYGGWNFLNYVTEELVDPYVNLPRAIFISIPLVTFVYVFANIAYVTAMSPQELLASNAVAVTFGEKLLGVMSWIMPISVALSTFGGVNGSLFTSSRLFFAGAREGHLPSLLAMIHVKRCTPIPALLFTCLSTLLMLCTSDMYTLINYVGFINYLFYGVTVAGQIVLRFKEPDIHRPIKISLIWPVIYLLFWAFLLIFSLYSEPVVCGIGLAIMLTGVPVYFLGVYWDNKPQCFNSLVGKMTYVGQKFCLVVYPAEDHKDDDAGVELKEEKSPLSGEDGETQKSDC; encoded by the exons ATGAGTGATGGACCAAGGCAACGCGGGAGCGCGGCTTCGGCGTCAGGAGACGCGCAGTCAGACAGCGGGAAGGACTCCGGTGGCGCAGTGGCCCTGAAGAAGGAGATCGGGCTCGTTAGTGCCTGTGGCATTATCGTAG GTAACATTATCGGATCAGGGATCTTCGTGAGCCCCAAGGGGGTTCTGGAGAACGCCAGCTCAGTGGGCTTGGCTCTGATCGTTTGGATTGTCACTGGCATCATCACTGCCATTGGCGCACTCTGCTACGCCGAGCTGGGCGTCACCATCCCCAAGTCTGGAGGTGACTACTCTTACGTCAAGGACATCTTCGGGGGCCTGGCCGG ATTCCTGAGGTTGTGGATCgccgtgctggtcatctaccccACCAACCAGGCAGTCATCGCCCTCACCTTCTCTAACTACGTGCTGCAGCCCCTCTTCCCCACCTGTTTCCCTCCGGAGAACGGCCTGCGTCTGCTGGCAGCAGTCTGCCTGT tgttgCTGACATGGGTGAACTGCGCCAGCGTGCGCTGGGCGACGCGCGTCCAGGACATGTTCACCGCAGGGAAGCTCCTCGCCCTGgcactcatcatcatcatgggcATCGTGCAGATCTGCAAGG GAGAGTATTACTGGCTGGAACCGGCCCATGCCTTCGAGCCTTTCCAGGAGTACGATGTGGGCTTGATCGCCCTCGCGTTCTTACAGGGCTCCTTCGCCTATGGGGGCTGGAACTTCCTCAACTACGTGACTGAGGAGCTGGTTGACCCATATGT GAACCTACCTCGTGCCATCTTCATCTCCATTCCTCTGGTCACGTTTGTTTACGTCTTTGCCAACATCGCCTATGTCACCGCCATGAGTCCACAGGAACTCTTGGCGTCCAACGCTGTTGCTGTG ACATTTGGAGAGAAGCTGCTGGGAGTGATGTCATGGATTATGCCCATCTCTGTGGCTCTGTCCACCTTCGGAGGGGTCAACGGGTCCCTCTTCACCTCGTCCCG GTTGTTCTTTGCGGGGGCAAGAGAGGGCCACCTCCCCAGCCTGCTAGCCATGATCCACGTCAAACGCTGCACCCCCATCCCAGCTCTCCTATTCACT tgCCTGTCCACTCTGCTCATGCTGTGCACCAGTGACATGTACACTCTCATTAACTACGTGGGCTTTATCAACTACCTCTTCTACGGGGTCACAGTTGCTGGCCAGATCGTCCTGCGCTTCAAAGAGCCAGACATACACCGACCAATCAAG ATCAGCCTGATCTGGCCAGTGATCTACCTGCTGTTCTGGGCCTTCCTGCTCATCTTCTCGCTGTACTCGGAGCCTGTGGTCTGTGGCATCGGCCTGGCCATCATGCTCACCGGCGTCCCCGTCTACTTCCTGGGCGTGTACTGGGACAACAAGCCACAGTGCTTCAACTCCTTAGTTG GTAAGATGACGTACGTCGGGCAGAAGTTCTGCTTGGTGGTCTACCCTGCGGAGGACCACAAAGACGACGACGCGGGGGTCGAGCTGAAGGAGGAGAAGTCGCCTCTGTCCGGGGAGGATGGAGAAACGCAGAAGTCCGACTGCTAA